The Oscillatoria sp. FACHB-1406 genome window below encodes:
- a CDS encoding Uma2 family endonuclease translates to MNATQILIPAFENGDVLTRAEFERRYQLMPEHQKAELIEGQVYMAAAAVRAIHHGRPHSLIMGWLMTYEFSTPGVMVLDNTTVRLDLDNEPQPDALLRIEESCGGQSRVSEDDYIEGAPELIVEIAGSSASYDLHHKLQVYRRNGVREYLVWVVQEREFRWHLLEEGQYRLQQPNSSGVLESPFFPGLRLDATALLAGEMQQVLAVLQQGLSSPEHQDFVARLEEIKAGEG, encoded by the coding sequence GTGAATGCTACCCAAATCTTAATCCCAGCTTTTGAGAATGGCGATGTTTTAACGCGCGCGGAGTTCGAGCGTCGTTACCAACTCATGCCCGAGCATCAAAAAGCAGAACTTATTGAAGGACAAGTTTATATGGCAGCAGCAGCAGTTCGAGCGATACACCACGGTCGTCCCCATAGTTTAATTATGGGCTGGCTGATGACCTATGAATTTTCCACTCCCGGCGTGATGGTTCTCGACAACACCACCGTTCGCTTGGACTTGGACAACGAACCCCAACCCGATGCTTTGCTGCGCATTGAAGAATCCTGCGGCGGACAGTCGCGGGTTAGCGAAGACGATTACATCGAAGGTGCGCCGGAACTGATTGTTGAAATTGCGGGGAGTTCTGCTTCTTACGACCTCCACCATAAGCTACAAGTCTACCGGCGCAATGGCGTGCGAGAATATCTGGTTTGGGTGGTTCAAGAGCGAGAATTTCGTTGGCATCTCCTCGAAGAAGGGCAGTATCGCTTGCAACAACCCAATTCTTCAGGTGTTTTAGAAAGCCCGTTTTTTCCGGGATTGCGGTTAGATGCTACTGCCTTGTTAGCGGGGGAAATGCAACAGGTTTTAGCGGTGCTTCAGCAAGGA